DNA from Brassica napus cultivar Da-Ae chromosome C4, Da-Ae, whole genome shotgun sequence:
TCCTCTACGAACTCGGCAAGTTCTATCCGGAAACTTCTCATGTAATCAAAGTACACCTAAAAGCATGTAGAAAGTCATTAGGTGTTCAAGAATCCACTGACAGATAGAGACAAAAGTATACCTCAAGTGCAGTTCTGCCTCTTAGAACACGTTCCTTGTCTATACCCCAAGAAAGACACTCAGGGTTTCGTCTACCCTCTCTATCAGTGAAATAAATGTCAGGATTGGTTCTCCCTATCTCTGCCACCCAATGAGGAAGTGGAATGCAGACATCATCACCAACATTACCTCCACATTCATGAAAGGACATCAGAACCTAACaagaaggaaagaaagaaagtgaGATGCTGATACAATAACGCAACAACAAGCAGACATAAAGACATAAAGACAGAGACCTGTATCTTAAGATTAAGATCACGGACTATCTGAAAAAGCTGCCTATAACCATTCCAGTTATATTCCTGAGGTGAATGACACTCAGCTATCCCCCACCAGCAATCCACTTTAACTCCATCTACCTGGATTGACTTCAATATCCTCAAGTGCTTTAGCAGTCCGTCTCTATCAGCCAGTTCACACTTCATGTTGATAACCCCTAGCTGTTGACGTGGAGAAGGAGATTTAATCAGTAAGGAGAAAGTTCAGGATAAGTAAAGGATAAAGATTCAAAGTTGCTTACTGGTAACATAACATAAACCGGAACATAAGGTGTACCAGAGAAGTCCTGCTCTGTCATATTTGGAGGGATCTCAAGAATCTACCAAACACAAACAAAGAGAGTCATCAGAGTTCAagtttctattttctatgtaaTAGCGCAGTGTGTTTTACCTGTTTAGAGTTGATAACATCGACCGAACAACCAATAAGCCCATCAGCCTTGTTTAAACTGCCAACCAGTTCTGAAGATTGTACATCATACGGCGATGGAGTAGGTGCGAAAACACCTTTCATACGGCACGTGTTGAGCTCCGTTGGACTTCTATGCCCAGATAACGAACCTCCTCTAAGTGCAGGAGGTGAAGATTGATGTGAAGCTGATGAACCAGCAACAACCGCAGGAGGCTTTGTCCCCTAAACACAACGAAAAACGATTTAGCATCTGCTTGCAAATGGATTACAAACATTACTAAACATCACTGACCTGAGACTTGGATGGGAAAGTAGTTCCATCAGGGAGAACAACCCACCCAGCTTCTCTCGCCAAAGCGGCGATAACATCGTTGATATCAGCTCTCACTCTAAGATTATAGTTCCCATGCCTTCTTAACCCGCCTAGGATCCTTGCGGTTATAGCTCTCCGATGCCTCTCTCTCAGCTTAGTCCTTTCCTTCTCTTCAACCGGTCTGCTCCTGCGGCTTCCCCCAGGAGTGTCGACTTGGTCTTGCATTGTCTGCTGAAACATAAACTCGTCGTTACTACTCCCTGAAGCCGCGTGTGCTCCTCTGTTTCCGTCATCTTCCTCCTTCACGTCCGcatccatctcttcttcttcttcatcctcttcgCTGGTTCCAAGCAACTTCTGCATATCTGTTACCATAACTTAAAAGCCTTGCTCCTCAAGAATGGTCTATTGGTGTAAAGTTTCGATCTTTTGAATACTCCACGTGTACGTATGCCTACTGGACGATGAATCAGCAAAGTGTTCCTAAACTCATCACAAAGCCTACAAGACAAAAATTAATATCAGCATTTTCATAAAGTCGAAAACTTTGtgaggaaaaaaaacaaaaaaaaaaaaacagagttttaGTGTTCTGTTCATGGGAAATTTCAATTTTCAGACATAAGCACAACATCTGTCCTAAGAGAGTAAGTTTCTAGCTCAATTCTCTCGAAAATGGTCCGAATGCGAGGAAAGTCTCGGTCTTTCTGGGAAAATCGATGGCTAATACTAAAAAAGACTCTAACTTTAGGAGCCGATCGACAATTTTACGGACCTGTTGGTGTTCACGGGAGAGGATAAGAAGACGGTGGATCTCGCCGGCGGGGTGAAAAAGGGCGGATCCGGGAAGGCGCGTGGAGGAGCGTGAGGCGTGAAATTGGAAAAGACGAGGTTTCACGCGTGTGGAGCGACTCGAGCGTGTCTGGGAGAAAGGAGGTGTGTGTGAAGCCTAAGGCTTGGCACGAACTaggcgtgtgtgtgtgtgtgtgtgtgtgtgtgtgtgagggTGTGGAAGAGAGGAGAGACGGGGGGGCTCATTAATCGTGTGAAGGGGGGAGGCACGTGCCGACACCACCGTCACGAGATTTCGATGCTCTTCTGCGGCACAGAAGGCTCTCCTGGTTCAGTCACGTGACTTGCCTGACCCGGTCACAGTTCTCGTGATGTGATAGTCTAGTATTGTAGTTTTCACACAGTATCGATAAACTACGCGCTGTTTTATCATGTTTGACGTGAAATGCATCCCGTTTTAAGAAAGCAAAGGAAAACGACTTTGACACAACAACACAACATGGCTTAAAAACCTCTCTTTCGTCCCGTGGGTTTACGTTGAATACTCTTTGACCAAACAATAAAAACGTTCAATAGTTAGAAAAAAACCTGCATTAAAGTTTACAAGTGTCACTAAAAAATGTTGCAAATCGAAATATAATTCTGATAAGTTATAAAACTTGGAAAAATCGCAATAAATGTAGATAAAACTTATATGAATTATACATTGacaaatattaatatgaaaaatatgaaatgGCGATATATTATGCTACAAATATGATGATATATTATGCTACAAATGGAGATATATTATGCTACAAATGTTGGACATGATGGACAACTTTGAATGATATACTTACACCTAACGCATACATAGTAAACCTTCATTATGAGATTTGATTAGCTAAATGTGGAAGGCACGTCTCTCCCCACAATCAGATCAAACACACTCCGGAGATAATCATTATTTTatcagttttaaattttaaaaataataatattaattcgAGGCGAAAGTGGGGAGCCTCCATGTCTTAACATTCATCACGTTCATTAGAGCCAACGAACATTGAAACTCGATCATTACACAGAGTCTCGATGGAGAGCTCACCGAGTTCCGACCAAAACGAGGTATCTGCCTCTGAAACTCCGACAAGCTCCGTCTCTTCACCGTACCGGAGAACATACTCAGATATCTCCGGTTTATCTCACCGGTTCGACGTTCAGAGCTTCTATAACCGGCCGTCAAACACAAACGCCGTTGTCCATGAAGAAGATCTCTCCGAAGACGCCGTGGAACCAAAAGATAACGTCGACGGCGATGGAGAAGATCATGATCGAGACAGTGACGTTGACTCTGCAGAAGACGCAGGTAACTACTCTTTagaaaaagattgaaacttttatCACTCTGTTTCATTTCGATTGATTCAGACTTTTGTTAGTGCAGAGCTGGAGATGATGAGGGAAAGATTCGCGAAGCTGTTGCTCGGTGAAGATATGTCGGGAAGTGGGAAAGGAGTTTGCACTGCTGTTACTGTCTCTAACTCCATAACTAATCTCTATGGTTCGTTCGTCttcttaatttcattttttttttttttgtctccttTGCTCTGTTTTCGAAAACAGAGTATTTGATAATGGGTATTGTTTTGCAGCGACTGTGTTTGGACAGAGTTTGAGATTGCAACCATTGAGTACAGAGAAGAAGGATCTATGGAAACGTGAGATGAATTGTTTTATGTCTATATGTGATTACATTGTTGAAGTTGTTCCAAGATCTCTTGGTAATAATGTTGAGGTAAAAACAACTACCTTACTTGTGTCTCAcgcaacctaaaaaaaaacccTTTAaagtttgatctttttttttgttcaaaattttcAGATAACGGAAACAAAACTAAGATCTGATATTCTCATGAATCTTCCTGCTTTGAGAAAACTCGATAATATGCTCATGGTAAGTTGAATACTGGAAATAAGACACATTGATAAATCAAGATTCACTATTTGACTTTGAATTTTTGTAGGATATATTGGATGGTTTTACGGAGAATGAGTTCTGGTACGTGGAGAGAGGAAGCTCATCAATGAACTCTAACAATGGTGGTAGAGATTCAGGATCGTTTCGGAAAGTTGTGGTTCAACGGAAAGACGAGAAGTGGTGGCTTCCTGTGCCATGTGTTCCTGCTGAAGGTTTATCAGAAAATGAACGGAAGAATTTGCGTCACAAACGTGACTGTGCTAATCAGATACATAAGGCTGCATTGGCCATTAACGACTCCACTCTTAATGACATGGATATTCCTGACTCTTACCTCACCACTCTCCCAAAGGTATATTAAAAAATCGGTCTAAACAGTCAAAAccgaaatgattttttaaaaatcctatTTATGTAACCTTTTGGTTTAAATTGGTTCAAATCAATTTAATTTGGTTCACGTCGATCTAAATTGATCTAAACCAATTAAACGAAGTAATATAAAAGTGAATTATGACTAGTTTAGTTATATCGTCTTCACCATcaatttatctataaaaaaactATGATACATTTTAATTTTGCTTATTAATATAAGTTCACAAGTTTATTTGATTGTTtcaatatatcaaaaatttaatatttcatcaaaatagttttttaatcAAACACATAATTTTTCCTATACAAAACGCTACTAACGATTTTTGAAACGTTGTTATTAATCCTATATGATAACATTATGTACATGTGAAAATGTTGTAATCAATAAggtatttttgttcttttttgaaTAGAGTGGGAAAGCAAGTGTAGGAGACGTGATATACAAGCAACTGTGCACAGCTGAGAAGTTTTATCCAGACCAGCTTCTTGATATCTTGAAGATTTCATCGGAGCATGAAGCGCTTGAGCTAGCTGACAAAGTCGAGGCTTCACTAGTTACATGGAGGCGTAAGACCGGAGGGTTGGCTCACTCTAAATCCTCATGGGACATGATGAAAGATATGGGCGGCGACGCTGGGAATGACAAGAACCACATTCTCGCAGCTCGAGCTAGGAGCTTACTGTTCTGTCTGAAACAGAGATTCCCTGAACTCTCTCAGACCTCACTTGACATCTGCAAGATTCAGTATAACCGAGTGAGTAGTCCTCATAGAACCTTTTTACATTTTGTTTTaagattaatattatttgattatcaAATATTCTAGGTAGGCATGGACGTTTGGTTTtcattcttttggtttttgtgATATAGGAATCGTTCGGTTATTTATGGATTTCGGTTcagttattttggttttcagttcggttcggatagcAATGTTAGGAACCGGCTAATATCCTATAAAATTTCGGTTccaattttgtgtgtgtttttttggtttgaatAGGATGTGGGCAAGGCTGTATTGGAGAGCTATTCGAGGGTCTTAGAAGGTTTGGCTTATAATGTTGTGTCGTGGATTGATGATGTTCTCTACGTGGACAGAACAGTGAGGAACAGAGATGATTAAGGTTTCAATActaagtttttcttcttctgagtGTAATgagaatacaaaacaaaatgtttttGTGTGTTGGTTATGATTGTGTTCTGAATCTTAAAAGGACTTTGATTTCTTTTTGTTAAGCACATCCCTAAATCTCTCATCATTACTTTAAGAACAAGCTGAAACATAATGAACCAAGATGTCACTGGTACTTAAGTTCAAGCCTCATCTTATTCATCCTCATATAACAACAACATACAGCTTAACATTCACAACAGAACACATAActctacagaaaaaaaaaagttttacagTCTTTGGGGGTATTAAAAGCTGTGACTGTGTGTAATCTGCACAATAAGTAAAACTAGTGCTTGTACATGGAAGTGGAAGTGAAACTATACATAGTAAACAAAGGAGCCTCTTGatgatcatgtgtatctttcTGGTAGTGACTGCATTGATGTTTTATTTTACTGGAACAAGTCTGTGCATGTGCTGATAATCTCTTCCAATAGTTCTTCAAGAATTAATTCACCAGTTTGAGAACAGATGCAGCCGATATCGAATCTGAGGTCCATCCAGCATCCAGTCCTAGCCAGATCTTTGCGCACTATCTGGTCCATCGTGTGAGGAGAAGGCAAAGGTAAGAGATGCCAGTAAACCTCTTCTTGCACCACTTCAACAGCATTCTCCATGTCTGGACCACAAAACCTGACTGCTGGTTTGGATAATGAGATCCAAGGACCATGCCTACAAAACTTCATAAGAACTTCATTGATACAGTCAAAGAGCAGTTTCTTATCACTGCAGAAGGTTGTAGAACAGAAGTCTATGTCATCCATTAGAGCCTGCTCAAGAACCTGCTCTGAGTAAAAAGATCTGGCTAAAAGCTCTTCCCAGTTTAACTCTGAGGATGTCACCACTTCTTGAATGTATGCAAGTGCCAATTCTTTATCATCAGTTATAGTTTTGGCATTGTTGTCTTTCTCTGGTCTTGGAGAGTCAGGTTCTTCGAATCTTATGCACAGAGGTTTCAACCTCATTTCAACTAAATGAATCAATAAAAACAAGGTTGGAAACTGAGCTTTGAACAAAACTTTGATCAAACAAACTACTTACCTGCAGAGAACCTTGAGGTACTTGAACTTGTTTCATCATCTGTAAAGAAAGGCTCAAGCACAGACACAGGACTTGATTTTCCTGGCACATCATTGGCATTGTCTTGGCACTCAGACATTTTTACTGAAGAACTTGGTGGTGAACAAGGTGAATGTTTCTCTTCATATGTTTCCTGAGTAAGTATAAAGCAGGAAACATGAGCTTTCCTTTaagaaaacaattgaaaacGTTACATGTACACAAGGCTTCAAACCTTGTCCAAGGGTTGTGTGTGCTTATGTTCATCATGAGTTTCAAGCTTATCTTCATCAACATATGAATCTTGGTGAGTTTCAAACTTATCTTTCCCATTGTCTGAAACACCTGCTGGTAACTCATTAAAAGCAGTTAGTTCCAAGGCTGATAAAGAATCAGATCAAAAGaacaagaaggaagaagaatcaCCTGTAGAAGCTGTTTCTTCATGTTTGTTTGAATCCAATCCAAGTGTCTCATAGTAATCTTCTGAACTGCATTCTTGAATATTCGGTTTCTCGGTTATCTGATGTTCAACAACATCACGAGCCATTGTCGACATTCTTGGACTGTGTTCTGGTGTGGAGAACAGAGGGAGAGCAAGGATCTTCCCTAGGATTCTTGGCACTTCCTTATCATGTGAACCAACATCTATGCCTCCTTCTGCTAGCATCTCAGAGAGGTGTTTCTTGGCTGCAATGTATATCCCACACATACTCTTCTTTGAACCTTCATCATTATTAGCTTCAGGCAATATTTCTCCATCTGAAACATCATGCCGCCCGGAGCTAGTCTCTATCTCCTCTCCCAAACAAGAGTTTTGACTCATGTTAGATGATGACAATGCATCTGGATCTTGATCAGATTCAAGTTGAGCATCGCATGGACTCTTTGGAGACTTTAGTCTTCTTCTGATTCTGCTGAGAGTGAAGCGAGAACCGAATCTCTCGTTCTTGGCCTTGTTTCTTGTAGCATGTCTTCCAGGTGATGAAACAAGATCAAAACAACTTGGCTCAGGTTTCAATACTACAATTGTTTGTGGTCTGCTTTCATTTGGAGAGCTTGTCTCTTTGATTCTATGAGAATCTAGAGAAACTGGTGAAGTACCAATGTTTAGGAATGATTCTTCTTTAGAATCATCATCCACAAAGCTCTTGCAGCTCTCTACCTCGCTTTCCTTCTGAGCTATCAAACGCTTTATCAACTCACTGAACTTCTCTTCGGAATCATCGTCATTTATTGAATCAGCATCGCTCTGAGAAGTTCTTGGACACTGATCATCTGGTTTCTTCTCTGCATGATCATCATCACCAGTGATCAAAGCATTGATGTCCTCATTGGTTTTGCTGCAGGTTCTACTTCTcatcttcttgtttcttgcCTTTGTCCTTCCTCTGCATTCAGTAGTATCACACTTTTGGTGAGTCTTCTCATCAATCTCCTCTTCAATGAGTTTCTTAACACTCTTctgaaacaacaacaataacaacaatctACATCAATTATTATATTCCTCACAATAAAAACAAGTTTAGTTTACAAAAATCCAACAAGAAGTTAAACCAAGACCTCACAGTCACAGTCACAGGTAAGCTGCTTCTCTACCTTAGTCTCAGTACCTGCATTGTAACATTAGCCAACTAAgtgataatttttatttattttttgtttcagacACATTTTCTTAATGATGTCTGATGACCAAACCTGTGATACGTTTGCTTCCACGTTTCCTATCCAACAAAAGCTTATGGTTAGATCCACCATGCCTGAGATCAAACATGTTCATAAACAACCAAACACATCCTGTCCCTTCTCTTGATAGATGTCTTGTATAAATCTCTTTCTCCATTAAAAATCCACACtgctctttcttcttcttctttctgtttTCTCCTCTTCTACAGTCAGAAAAAAACTATGAGTACAATCAAATAACATACTGTATGAATCAAAACTGATCTTTATATGATTCATTCATGCAGTGTTgatcagaaagaaaaaaagaagcatAAACACTTTTACCTTTTGAGAATCCAATCCAATGCTTGCAAGAAGAGGAAAAGAGATAGTGCAGATGTAAAGAACTACTAGTGATGGTACCTGACCTGACACACTCCGAGTACTGCCTCCACtgttaatgaaaatataatataataaaaactcacGAGACAGAAGCTCGAAGCACGAGAGTAGATGGTTAAAAAAAATGTGTCATTTAGTGGTAGACCCACTTCCCACCAGAAAACAAAATACTCAATTGGAAAATATACAGATTCTTTGATTAAGAAATTTGACAATTGGCATCAATATTTACaagaatttatattataaacgaCAAAAACTCAGCTTACTCAGAACAGAGAAAACCGATCAAAGTTCCATCATTAACGTATTATTGTGGATACAAAACCATCGTAGTACCCAGGGGCGGAGGCAGCTTAGTGGGggggggtcagctgaccccacttcttttttgtaaaaaaaaaaaatttagataaaatttgtataatttttgtattgatcccatttaaaaaataaatttgaccCCACAAAAACAATTACAAAACATTAAAGACAATTTAATtacaactaatatatttttatttttaaaactttgctaatataatcttatttttctataattacaaaaaattagtaaatcacaaaacatattttgtaattttaaacattgttattgttagtttaatatagaaacattaaatataacaaacttaaaaaaaagttttaagttATGAGTGATCATCGAGtacatttgaatttttttttttttggaataataTATTTGTAGTTTTTTGGTCGTTTATACATCatgcttttgatttattttctgaCCTCCGGTTCAAAAAAATTCTGGCGCCACTAGTTGTACCGTTTATACACGTAAATGTACGTGATTGTAACTATATAGTACTATATGACTATGTGCATATTTTAGAGAGACAGAGACAGGTTAAATGTAATAATGAATTGGCTGATGATATGGGGAATTGTGTCGGTGTCGGTGTCGGTAGGTGATGGTCCTCTGTAGAGCCAAGTTGTCCGAGTGAGTACCTTCGCCGACACGTGTGTCGTGAAGAGCAATCTCGTCGATTTCTCACcgttattttatctttttttggtcTGACTCACCGTTAAGTAGTCCGTGTTAAGTCCcagtaaaaatattgtttagtaACTTCTTCAAGccattataaatgtttttttcagtAATAACCTAATAAACGCTCTGAGCACACTATGGTCGATAAATGGCATAAAATTGCAGAACTGGTGACGTTGGTtgacataaaatcaaattaaaatatataatgtgtaGGAGAATGATGGatttgttctttaaaaaaatgatggaTTTGTATTGTGAAAAGGGTTATTATCTTTCAACTAGAAATTAAGGTTATTAGTCGTAATAATGGAAAATCTTGTGATTGATTAGAAATGTGGAATCACAACATGTTTGATCATTTTATGAAGTATGGACTATACCAAAAGAGATGTAACTCCAAGAGAATGAGATTATGCAAACTCAGTGGTTTTCATTAGTATGTTTTGCCATATTATTATCGTTTTGTTAATATGGtgttttatatatgatttagtATGTGGTTCATAGAAGATTTGACAAAAtgtttgaaaacaaataaaaaaggaataGTATCGAACGGAGTTTCACAATTGACAAATTCCATTTATGAATATTTGGACGTGTGTAAATTATTGTCATTATGATATTTACAACAACGATGTTGATCCTTGTTTGGACCACACCAACTGTATTCCCTTTGCGAATTTGGATAGAATTTGGATAGGTGTGTGTGTGGATCCATTATATgtggttttatatttttgtggtGTAAATGTAAAGATTCATACCAAGAGTTTTCTTTTACATTGTTTGTGGATATCCACTTATTACAACAAAATGAAACAGAGCAAGTACAAAAGGGAAATTAAGGCACCGGAGGAGGCCAACGGAAGTAGACTAATAGTGGAGATGGTGAAGAAGGCGAAGATGGAGGGATGGAGATGAGACGATCGCGCGAAGACACCGGCTTCGGAAGTAGTAGACTGCTGAAAAATACGCATGTTCTTATATGTGGTTTTATATTGTTCTCGTCGTTACTCATTCATCAATTTTATATAGTAGTTGTGATGTCCTGTTATGATTTTACCTAAtccaataaaatgaaaaagaatgcaGCCTCGTATCATGATTAATCTATCATTTACATTTGATTCCTAATTACTCGTGGATGTATCTACATAGATTAGTTAGATTCGGTAAAAATAGATTACAGATCTTCAAATAGCCGTGAATAAAAACCCCTTGTTAAAAGTCAGCTAGTAGTGCCAAGATAGAAGACAAAAGACATTAACAAATATGCTAGCAATAAAGAtctcaaaacaaaattaagaaaaagacAACGTTTCTTGTATACTACTTTTACACATGACAACAGACGAAACGACGAACACTGTGGAGAATTAAGAAGTATATAGTTTCTTAGGATTCTTATCTCACGGTCACAGCGCTTTTTGTCTCTCTTGTCCTAATTAAAGCGCATGTGAAGATTTGATGGGCTTTCTTGTGCATCGCTTTCATATCCAAGCAATGTTTCGTTGTTTTTATTCGTCCATTGACAACATTGCCTAATTAAGActgttatttactttttttttgtcagctaaGACTGTTATTTACTTAAAGATGAATTTAAAAGGATAGTAACAACAGATTAGAAAGCTAACAAGACCGTTTTATCGGTTGCGTTATGTCTAATCAAATGCATTATAGTTTTATTGACTTTCgagaatatattaattaatcttgctttgttaatatatactaaatactaattatataaaattttgtcaaTCATAATGTTCTACCTAACAGGAAAATGATAGATTAGTCTTATAAAACAAGCAGGGAGCGGTTGCCATATTACAACTCTATCTAGTCACCATACTAGATTTGGTCACATACCTAATCATCTTTTACCAAAATAAGACATACCTAACCATCATGAACAGTCGACGATGATAGCGTACAAATAATGATATGCATGATGACTCTCTCTTAAaacttaaacatcttgaaatgaATAGCGTTATATGTAATTGGTGATCAAGATTTGTATACACAGATTTTACGCTATCATCGTTGGCTGTTCCATGATATCATGATGCATGTTTGATTTGTACGCATGATATTGGATGATGCATGTAATATGTATGCTTGTCAGCTTGTGTTGAACGATGAACAATGGAGTATGTATGATTTGTTCGTTTATTTAAGTGCTACAAAACCTGAAATATGAAAATTAGGGTTGAAACGCCCATGAGCATTTCAAGTTTTTGAAAGCAAACCTTTGGATTTAGATTTTAGACTCTTGAGAGCAGAAGTTTGGATTCGGACGTATAATTCCAAACGGGCTTAAATGGATATATTAAGACCCTTACATTATATATGGCCTCTGGCCCATTTATTTCATTTAGACTCCTGCTAAAAGTTGAAACATTCCATGATGGAAGATGATTAATAACTAGTTTTCTCCTCAATTTTAAAAGCTTGGTCAGTTGATAAAACTAGTAGAGTTGTGgataggcctgggcgttcgggtacctcTTCgcgttcgggtcgggtttttcggatttcggttttttttataacacctTATAGGTCtcattctagtaaatttgcaagtacgggtcgggttcggatataacacatcgggttcggatcggttttgtatcacatcatagaacccataaagtaatcatatatcattcggattcaGGTTATATTGGATTGGTTCGGATATacccgaaataaaatctaaaattttaaagtaaaacataagaaatatatatttatttatgtataattaagtatttaaggtagttatttatattttaaatacttatttagataacatatcaaaataaatatgaaat
Protein-coding regions in this window:
- the LOC106450941 gene encoding beta-amylase 7 is translated as MVTDMQKLLGTSEEDEEEEEMDADVKEEDDGNRGAHAASGSSNDEFMFQQTMQDQVDTPGGSRRSRPVEEKERTKLRERHRRAITARILGGLRRHGNYNLRVRADINDVIAALAREAGWVVLPDGTTFPSKSQGTKPPAVVAGSSASHQSSPPALRGGSLSGHRSPTELNTCRMKGVFAPTPSPYDVQSSELVGSLNKADGLIGCSVDVINSKQILEIPPNMTEQDFSGTPYVPVYVMLPLGVINMKCELADRDGLLKHLRILKSIQVDGVKVDCWWGIAECHSPQEYNWNGYRQLFQIVRDLNLKIQVLMSFHECGGNVGDDVCIPLPHWVAEIGRTNPDIYFTDREGRRNPECLSWGIDKERVLRGRTALEVYFDYMRSFRIELAEFVEDGVISMVEIGLGPCGELRYPSCPIKHGWRYPGVGEFQCYDKYLLKSVRKAAESRGHPFWARGPENAGSYNSQPQGTGFFCDGGDYDGLYGRFFLKWYSQFLIDHADKVLSLAKLVFDTSCIAAKLPDVHWWYRTASHAAELTAGFYNPSNRDGYTEIASTLKKHGAALSFVSGEVQVLNRPDDFSAALGEPEAVAWQVLNAAWDTDTPIARENSLPCHDRVGFNKMLESVKFPNDPDRRHLSSFAYSRLVPALMEGHNLVEFDRFVKKLHGEAVMDHHQQV
- the LOC106450940 gene encoding rop guanine nucleotide exchange factor 4, which produces MESSPSSDQNEVSASETPTSSVSSPYRRTYSDISGLSHRFDVQSFYNRPSNTNAVVHEEDLSEDAVEPKDNVDGDGEDHDRDSDVDSAEDAELEMMRERFAKLLLGEDMSGSGKGVCTAVTVSNSITNLYATVFGQSLRLQPLSTEKKDLWKREMNCFMSICDYIVEVVPRSLGNNVEITETKLRSDILMNLPALRKLDNMLMDILDGFTENEFWYVERGSSSMNSNNGGRDSGSFRKVVVQRKDEKWWLPVPCVPAEGLSENERKNLRHKRDCANQIHKAALAINDSTLNDMDIPDSYLTTLPKSGKASVGDVIYKQLCTAEKFYPDQLLDILKISSEHEALELADKVEASLVTWRRKTGGLAHSKSSWDMMKDMGGDAGNDKNHILAARARSLLFCLKQRFPELSQTSLDICKIQYNRDVGKAVLESYSRVLEGLAYNVVSWIDDVLYVDRTVRNRDD